The region attttcatgaataaaactAAATTTTTTTAGTTGTTATGGTATTATTAGAGTATCATTTCTAGTTTCATATTGTACAAAATCgtcaaaatattaatattctacTTATCTTAAGTAAATATAGTCGCCTGTAACTTGAATGCCTGAGGAGAATATATTCGCCATGGTTTGACTAATTCAACTGTTCTATGTCAGTACACAAGGCGGCACAAATGCATTATcataatttattactagaccttGTGCTGAGCTACTTTGATACGAATATTTTTtagtacaaaataaataatttgcgTAGACTTTTCTTCATCTTTACtgaaaattcaattatatttattacttatttaattatctatatatttcatatttaattgaagcacaatattttaaattaaattgaacAAAACAAATGTACCAATAATTAAATGGAGATTCCACAAAATGTGAACATTATTGTGAACAAAAAAGTATATTGATTATTGAACATATAAGGAGAAAGTGTCCTAACGAAAGTTGTTGATGACAAAAGTCTTCGACCCCGAGACTATACTACTACAAATAGCAATATGTGAGATCAATATATCAGTTATAAATCTCGAACAATCTAATTCTAACATTAATATACCAAAAATATACGTATAAACGATGAATTTAAATAGCCGAGCGAATGAACGGAACAGTGGAACAAAGATCAGAACAATGCTCGCGCTAGCGGAAGGAATTTCCCAGGTAACCTGAAAGTCCCAACTATATGAGCCTGCCATTTTCTCCACTACATTTCCCTTGATGGAATTACTGTCTTTGTGACGCACAAATTGGCCGGAAGGATCAAGCAGGAAGTGTCAGAGAAGATTGTAAAGCAGGAAGTTGCAAAGGAATGAGGAACGTGTGGATGCCTAAGTTTGAATCAATACAATAAGTGGGCCAGGTGGGGGTGTATAAGATCGCCCGAGGAGACAGAGGAACGGTCGGGAATGTGGGACAGTTTCGTGCGTACAGAGGAACGCAGCGAAACGGAGCAGCCAAAAGGCGCGGCCAATTTCAGATTCCTCATAATTCAGATTGTTGTCAAGGTAATCTCGATCTTCAGAAGGCAAATTGAGAAAATTGAACAAATAATCATTAATCGTATCGCCCAATCCGGAGTATGGAACAAGAAAATGGTTATGGGATCAATATACTGTCACATGTAGAAAGCAATAGTAGTAAGAATAATCGATggtgaaatgtaaaaatttgtaacgcATATTTCTCATCTAATCTGAATATAGATACTCGTGTATCAATGTCGGGGATAAATGTCAATCGTTCGAAACACCACGCGATTTCAATACATAATCGGATTATAGATCGATTTTAACGATTATGTAGTGATGAATTACTTAATACTATGAAAATGAAATAACATTTACTAATGGTACACTACAATGGTGAAtcaactgagaataatgttttgGACCGGTGCCGAGTAGAGGAAGCAACGTGTGTCAGTGGAACACCGTTTAAGGGGGGAACAAACACTTCCTTTGCCAGATAGGATGTATACTCTGTATACGCCGGGACAGTGTCGTTATATTACATTAGACGTATATGAAGTTAATCTTATTGTCGGGGCTTATCGTTGCCGTTATAATATACCATAACGGTAAATAAATAAGGAAACATTCTACTTGCAGGTGCAGCAAAATCGAAGCTCTTAACACCCATGAAACCGTATCGGTACTATCGATACCTCAACTTTAATAACCAAATTTAAACATAATCACTTTCATTGTATATTATTCGATTACTCGATATTTGTTTCTTTAGAACAGTTCTAAATAGTTGTATAATTCATTCAAATCATCTTCTACATATAGTTTGCTATGTAGATTTACCGGCGATATGCTATACAAACAGCTTTATCCGGTACCGACAGGTGAACACGAATTCAAAATATCCCcgttattataaaattacataTAACTTATTCATTAATTCTTATATAACAATACGAAGAAGGATAGAAAAGTACGCTTACAATGAATGAAACTCGTTCGAAACACCGTTAAGGAGACACGACGATACACATAACCTGGCTTGCCGTGTACATACCTTAGACGCTTTCGATGCGCGTGTCTCCAGCAAGGGTGAGAGGAAAAAAAAGTGCCGACGGGTGTGGGGTCGCCGTCTCGGTCGTGTCGACGAAGACAACTTTCGTATCGTTCTATCACATACGCGATATCATTAGGATGACTGCTGCTCTGAGGAAATCGCCTGAGTGGCGATGTAACGACACTTCTCGTGGCACTCGAGTGGCTACTGCTACTCTGAACACGGGACAGAACTGTCAGAAAAGCAATCACGTCGTTTCTACGAACTGTTACAGCAAATACAATTCATCCaaacgtaattttcacgtaaatacgTAACGATGTTTCGCTCGCTTCCGACGAAAGTCACCAAATTTTTCCCGACACAGGAACGTTGCGATAAACAAACTCAACGCAATCTCGACCGTAATGTGCATCGCGAGCCTCGCGGCCATCACTGATTTCAACTGGCAGTAACTGTCGGTGGCGCCATCACCTCTTTAGACGGAAGAACAAGGAATTGGACCATTGCGCGCGCGATAGTTGCATATGGTGGCGAAGAACGTGTGCATATTTAAGAAAATTCTTACGAAATTATTCTCATTTTCTCatcttcatttaaaaaatatatttattcgtAACAACATTTACAATCATTTCATTCGAATCATATATATTGAGCTAGAATTAAATAGTAGTTTGTATGGATCATTCTATACATGACGTatacttattttatttaaatattacggTTAGAAAAGTACTGTGTTTATATGCAGTGATTTGATAGATCTTTTATCTATTATTGAGCAGAAGAATCATCGTTTTTGAAGTGGTAATCTCTTCTTTTAcattcaaaatttaatttcgttttgAAAATATCTATCATTTAAGGACCTTTTTCATTGCCACGTGTATATTGTAAGTAACTGGCGCTCGGATAATTGCATAGTTCGCAAAATCCGGGCAACCCTTGTGCTCCAGGTGGCCCCCTCATCCCAGGAACACCTGTCGATAAACGAAACTAAAAATAccaccagaagaatttaaaaacgtgTTTGTAACTTTTTTCTCTTTACCTGGTCTGCCCGGTTCCCCCCGTTCTCCTTGCCTTCCAGGCAATCCAACGCCATTATTGCCAGGCGGGCCCTATTAAcataaaatacgaaaaaaaaaaaaaaaaaaaaaaaagaaaaaaaaatgataaatttaCTAGGTGATAATGACAGAAAAGTGTTTATATGTATTACCAGGCAATCCTCTTGGACCCATTGGACCTTCTACACCAACGCCTTCGGTACCTCTGTCACCTTTCTCGCCCCGTTCACCTGATGGACCTGAGGACCTATGGGGCCTTGTGGTCCTGGTAATCCAACAAAACCACGTTCTCCAGGTAAACCCTGGTGGACCTGGATCACCTAAGAAATAATTTCTTGATACAAATTTAAtcttaattttaaaataaaaaaatatattatcaagTTATTTACTACTATGAGCATACAGCACTGATTATTTATTGTTTCAGGAACGGAAGATATTATTTCCTTTTTCTAATTTCCTTTACTAAATTAAGTATAATATAGTGAAGATTAATGAACTGACCACGATGTAAGATTATTAAATCGCTATAAAGAAGTAGTGCAGGGAGAGTAAGATGTTAGGATACTTTATCTAGTAGGTACCTGGGATGCCCTGGGTTCCGGCTCGACCGGGACGGCCCTGTCGGGCCAGTCCCGGCAACCCGGGTGCCCTCGTAGACCTTCTGTTAGTTCTTTCAGCCTCTCTGTGACACATGCAGGATTCCATCGTCTTTATCGACGTACACAGCCACGTGAGTTGTTAATCTTCGATCGATCGACTGTTAATCGAGCGGACGTGCGTGTACATGAATCACGCCGCTGATGAATGCGACTCAAACTAAGGATGAAGGTGGAATTTCAAGCAACTCATGACTGAACGATGACGACAATAATCATTGTGATGTTTCACTATGTCTATCAGGAACGCTAAGGATATTCTTGTGCAATGATAATTCATCGTCTACTATGGAtttctggaaaaaattattttacaaatggAAAGACACCAAAAACCCATAGCAGTACTTCTACCATCGTGTTCTACGATTGTGGGATCAAATGCAGGCAAATGAGATTGGTAACCCTTTTCTTGGGGGTGTACCTGGACGACCTTGAGGACCAGGTGAACCAGGACGACCTGGACGGCCTCGACCAGGTGGACCAGGTGGACCTTGCATCTGTGCTGCCATCTCAGTCATCTGCTCTGTATATATTCGCAGCAATGAAAGGAACATCTTTTTACTTTGTCACATAAAGATTGTACCAAGAACAAGTCACGTCATGTGAGGATACCGTTGCTATAGCCGGCATTTCCAACTTTTCCTCTATACATACATAGAGGAAATGCTTTTTTGATttcacttttttaaaataaggTACCGATTATACGATTACTCCGTTCTATAATTTTTTCCACAAAATAGCAATAATGTTAAAAAAACTAATAGATATCTTAATATTTTATCTGAACAAAATAGTATAATCTGATGAAGTACTAAATATCTACCCTCGTAGTACACTGGCACATATATCTCGAATTTCTGAATCTGTGATACTTCGGCCTGGTGGTCCTTGAACTCCTGGCATTCCTGTCTGTCCTCTAATTCCTGGTGGTCCTTGAAGTCCTGGGGCACCATCTTTCCCTGGCATACCAGGTAGTCCTATTTGACCTTCTGGACCTCGGTCTCCTGAAGATCCTCTCTCACCTGGCTATTTTTTAACGATGGTATATGTAACAATAACCTTTACAAATTTTGGAATAATCAGATACAAgaaatatctttcattttaaTAATCATTCTGAATACTCactaatcctggaatacctggtaaaCCTCTAGGTCCACTAACACCGGGACTTCCGATAGTTTCCAAGACACTATTTGTGCTTAACATATCTGCAACTGTACCAGGTGGTCCTGCTGGACCAGGAGGACCTGGAGGACCTGCTGGACCTGGCCGTCCTTCTAATCCTGGAATACCGGCTGCTCCAGATAAACCAGGCACACCCTAAAGAAGCGCATTTCTACTTTTTTGAATTCTTTAAAttgcaaaaattaaaagaagaattaatattcaatattatacACTTATTTTATTTACTGACAAACAGAAATTACACTTACAGTACTTCCTGGTAAAACCCACGTGGTCCAGGAGGTCCTTGTTCTCCTTGTTGACCCCTGTCACCTTTTTCTCCGGGTCGTCCATCAAATCCTGATAGTCCTGGTTTTCCAACAGGTCCTTCGATTCCACGAGAACCTGGCGTACCCGGTTCTCCAGGCAAACCTGGTAAACCCTAATTATACAATtaaaacaatttctatttcaatattcgagATTAATCGAAGATTCAAAATATATCCTAAAACAGTATACAAATTTATCCTACTTCTAATATTAATATGAAAAAGTGTAACCTAGTGTTCAAATCAAAATGTAAATTACTTGTAATCCAGGAGATCCAGGAGGACCTGGAGAACCGTTCTTTCCTTGTAGTCCCGGAAGACCTGGTGGACCGACAAGACCAGGTTCTCCTTTCATTCCGGGAAAACCATCTTCTCCAGGTACACCAGGAGAACCTTCAGGGCCAGGTGGCCCTGGTATTACAGAACCAACTGATGAACCTGGTAAACCTGaacaaataaattaattatattaatgatTAGTAcaaaaatgttaattttttatttcatcttacGAACCATCACGACCAGGTTCTCCAACTTCTCCTTTTGGACCTTGAATTCCGGGTAATCCAGGTGCACCGGTTTGACCTTGTAAACCTGGTAATCCCTGAGGTCCTGGTACACCCGAAAAATCCTATTTCTCCTTTAGGACCAGGTAAAGCCAGGAAGAGCTGGTTTTCCTTCTAATCCTGGAAGTCCGTCTTGTCCTGGATAGCCTCTCTCTCCAGGTTCACCTTAAATTTTAGTATGCTTCTCAAAGTATAGTTATATCCTTATGTCGAAAATTTTGTAtagtttttaataatatttaaaaattttaccattttatacaaaatacttAATAACTTTGTTTAAAGCATATCTCATAACTCGTTACAAAAGTAACTAGTAGTTATTTAGTATTTAATAGCTGAGTTTTCCATATTTTGTAGAAATTTACGTTATCAAATATTGGTTTAATAAAAGTAAACAATGTTTTTGAGTTATCAAAGTAATGAATGAAACAAAACAATTAGGATATGTACATTAATCGCTAGTTTTATTGCTAAAGGTTTTAAACTAAACCATTTAATGACAAAGCATTTCGAATTGTTTGTAATTAGATACATGTTAAGAACTGATAGTCACTTCTATCACGAGAATGGCATACATTTAGTGATTAATAAAAGGAATGGGTTTACGGATATTGCGGCAGATTGCAACAAATTGATTTACAATCACTTCGAATAGCTGTATTTAGGTCGACGTCGATATGCACGACAATATATCGTTTTCGTGTCATCATCAGAGACCAGTAGAATTATAGCTTTTGATAATTCTGCTTCACGATATCAATAGCGAAATTGTAAAGCCCCGAAAAATAATCGATGAGAACAAAACGTTTTCATAAAAACGATATAGAACACATTTCTGGTTTTACGAATAATTTGCCcatttaatatccatacagtgtaaattttgacatatatgtatagtgaaAAATATGGAATTCACGATTCAAAATTTTGTAACTTCATGAAGAAAGGACAATAAACGAAAAAAgggaaaatagaataaatgGAAGTATATATGTTGGTTAGACAGTTGAAGCTATTAGAACGATTGCGCTCGACCTTTAAATATGAGACTGTTGACACACTTTATTGGGAGGAATTATTCCTTCAAAAGGTGTCAATGACCTTTTGCAACATTGCAATTAACGGCATTAACTGATTTGAAGGGTACGAGATTCATTTACTGTTCAACACTAGAGAATGAAAGAACGATATATCACTACAATACAATCCCATCAAGAACAAAATGTTTTAGGAGACAAACATGTTATTATCAAATCGCTTTTGTCACTGAACAGTCGTTTAAACGACCAACAGATTTAACAGCTGTTTCGTTGAAGAAACTAAGGATTAAGCATTCTGCGTTCACAGACAGAAGAATAATGCGTTTAACGATGAATCACCACGCGCACGTGGGCACCCACAACTCCACGCGATTTtctaacaagattaaattagtTTACGCGCCAGTTCAAGGATTACTTATCGGATAAATCCACGTAATCGCATTTAACGCTAACGTTTAACTTTTGACACGACCACAATAATCCTCAAATGCTGAAGCTTTAAAAATAGATATCGAGCTACTACCTTTTTGACCTTGTTCGCCTTTATCACCGCGTTCCCCCTTGATTTCCACTAGAACCCTTCTGGCCCGGATATCCTTGGGGACCCGGTGGGCCTATGAATCGTGGGTAAAATGTCATGATAGTCACTAATATTTTCCAGGTCTACCTGGAAGGCCTGGATGGCCTCGTGGTCCTGGAAGACCTTGATCTCCTTTTAATCCTGGAAACCCCATGTCACCCTATAGGAAGCAAACTAACTGTAAATATCACAAATGACATTTTCTACTAATATCGatcttttaaaatattatagGTCATAAAACAAGAAACCCACTCTTTCACCACGTTCTCCTTTAGGACCCATTGGCCCAATTGGCCCAACGGTCCCTTTAGAACCGGATTACCGGGAAATCCCCGCGCGCCAGTGAATCCTTGCGGACCCTAACAGGTAACCATGACAATGTATAATAAAGTAAATACTAATATCCCAATGTGGTGTTATTTCAAAGAGTTTTATAGGCACGCACTATTTTCCCTTGTTCACCAGGTGGTCCACGCAGACCTGGTCGCCCAGGTAGACCCGTTTCTCCCATTGTTCCAGGTGGCCCAGGTAATCCGGCTAGGCCAGGTAAACCCtgaacaaatatttttctattgatAAATTGATTCTGATAATACCCTAAAGGAATTAAGCGTTTCAGTTGAATTTCTAATTCAATAGGTTAGTTGTTGTTAGAGCAATGAAGTatagaaagaaataacatttatgACGCACTTCTAATACTTTGgaatatttctaaaaattgaAGAAGCACTCGGTTGTCATTTATAGAGTATTTCAAGTTTAATAACAAAAGATCCATATTATAAAGGAGGAGCTAAGTTACTTTGTGTAAATGTATTGCTTTAAAAGCATCAAGTGTCGAATCAGATGAGAATATTTATCAGCAAAGAGAAATCCTGACTCACATTAGTGCCATTAATTCCAGGAGGCCCCTGTGGACAGATAATTTCACAACCAAGTTTCCTCGGAGGTAATAAAGGGTTGCTAAGGCTCTTCTGCAATTACGTTAATTACAACCATGGGATCCTAATGGATTGCGAAGTTGTGTAAAATATATAGACTTACCCGGTAGTTCCTCgcagctctctctctccggcCTCGTAGGATCGCAGTTTAAGACATCCACTGTATATCGATCTATAGGCATATTTTCAAGTGGTAGGAAACGTTACGTCGAGGAGCAGGAGTTAAAAGTGCGAACAGTCGGATACTTGAAACGTATTTCACACTTTGTATTGTAGAATCTCCGTTATATGAACACCCGTTACATAAACATTCTCTTATACGAATTATACATTACCATTGACAGCATActttatgtatatgtaaatacatAAAGTGTTTATTTTCCACTGTAAGTGAAATCCATTTATTAACGATTCAGTATAAAATTGGTTATAGCAGTATCGGCAATTGAAGAAAGTTGTGACATTAACTTAACTGACTAATTAAGAAAAACGTAGAAAATATGCAAGAACTTGAACACAAATATATCATGTTGCAAAATCAATCATTAtaaattctattttttttaatttctttaaaagcGAAGCTTTCTTTTCtcaattaattcatataaagGAGGTTCTAGGAGATTCTAAGAGTACTTTAAAGTAGCACCTTCAAAACGTCTTCATGAAAAGAAACTTTACTGGAGACGATAAATCATCTTCTTAAAAGGTTCTATCAAAAACATTGATTAACTCACTAACATGTCACGTTAACACACAACACGGTTATTTTTAGTTTTTGTCCTTTCTTCACGAAACTGGGCTAATCATACGGTCATCGCGTTTTTTGTGTGCGCGTTACGCTTGTACACTTCTAAGCGTAGCACTAAATCTAGCTTGTCCAGTTACGTCTTAGCCTCGTTCATTATAAAGTGTTTATTAATTAAGTGGTTCTTAATTGCCGCATGCGACGGATACATTTGTCTCACAAGAAGCAACGCGAGCATCCCCCGCGGATGCGCCACGCAGCGTTCTCTGAAAATTCACGCGCGCAAACTTCTTTCATCTTACAACCGCACGCCTTCCGATCTTCATCGTGTTCTTTCAATCGAAATTGAAAGATCTAAAAGACTGTTCCGACATTCCAGGAACGTTCATTAGAACGCTTTATGAAATACAAGTCATGTAGTTATATAAGTAAACTCTATGTGTGATACGGTTCTATGTTAgagattaataatatgttttgaCGCTTTTT is a window of Lasioglossum baleicum unplaced genomic scaffold, iyLasBale1 scaffold1482, whole genome shotgun sequence DNA encoding:
- the LOC143220728 gene encoding LOW QUALITY PROTEIN: uncharacterized protein LOC143220728 (The sequence of the model RefSeq protein was modified relative to this genomic sequence to represent the inferred CDS: inserted 5 bases in 5 codons; deleted 9 bases in 8 codons; substituted 1 base at 1 genomic stop codon) — protein: YSYGEETILDXPHGPCEGYKQGEDDLQTFDFISKLKLDLLKTHYTGVTRVRGSNRMQIAYRLERDTDVTLPTKNILPNGLPEEFSAACTFRARKPPKYTWHIIRIVDMENEPQFLIAMNPKSQTLDLSMKSQSGELQTVSFSAERMFDKNWHKINIGAFKDKLVVYLDCEYIGTQDVRPRGPIKVDGEISISKMSHSKLTTPIDIQWMXLNCDPTRPERESCEELPGNLSNPLLPPRKLGCEIICPQGPPGINGTNGLPGLAGLPGPPGTMGETGLPGRPGLRGPPGEQGKIGPQGFTGARGFPGNPXSKGTVGPIGPMGPKGERGERGDMGFPGLKGDQGLPGPRGHPGLPGRPGKISDYHDILPRFIGPPGPQGYPGQKGSSGNQGERGDKGEQGQKGEPGERGYPGQDGLPGLEGKPALPGFPGPKGEIGFSGVPGPQGLPGLQGQTGAPGLPGIQGPKGEVGEPGRDGLPGSSVGSVIPGPPGPEGSPGVPGEDGFPGMKGEPGLVGPPGLPGLQGKNGSPGPPGSPGLQGLPGLPGEPGTPGSRGIEGPVGKPGLSGFDGRPGEKGDRGQQGEQGPPGPRGLPGSTGVPGLSGAAGIPGLEGRPGPAGPPGPPGPAGPPGTVADMLSTNSVLETIGSPGVSGPRGLPGIPGLPGERGSSGDRGPEGQIGLPGMPGKDGAPGLQGPPGIRGQTGMPGVQGPPGRSITDSEIRDICASVLRGXIFKQMTEMAAQMQGPPGPPGRGRPGRPGSPGPQGRPERLKELTEGLRGXPGLPGLARQGRPGRAGTQGIPGDPGPPGLPGERGFVGLPGPQGPIGPXGPSGERGEKGDRGTEGVGVEGPMGPRGLPGNTYKHFSGPPGNNGVGLPGRQGERGEPGRPGVPGMRGPPGAQGLPGFCELCNYPSASYLQYTRGNEKGP